A genomic window from Gemmatimonadota bacterium includes:
- a CDS encoding Ni/Fe hydrogenase subunit alpha, whose protein sequence is MTSLETSRTDKPTRRIAIEQVSRVEGHGKVTLLLDDEGHVHQARLHIVEFRGFERFIQGRPYWEVPVMVQRLCGICPVSHHLAASKALDVVVGATQLTPTADKVRRLMHYGQMLQSHALHFYYLSTPDLLFGFDSDKAKRNVVGVAAAFPDLATHGVLLRKFGQEIIRITAGKRVHGTGSVPGGVNRAVTVAERLAMLEEMPQIIAWAREGLELVKALHRQHHALYASFGHFRSNMLSLVGADGRLEFYDGTLRARDADGNILLDHIAPADFRRHIAEEVKPWTYMKFPYLTALGPERGWYKVGPLARVQNCDFIHTPLAEAERRHFKDAHNGEVVHAPLAYHWARLIELLHAAEVISEMLHDDDLSGETLMAGGVRTGEGVGIIEAPRGTLIHHYEVNEQDLVTMCNLIVSTTHNNQAMNEAVRSVAREYIDGQTVTEGLLNHIEVAIRAFDPCLSCATHALGQMPLVVELRDAAGALVDRVTRNAP, encoded by the coding sequence ATGACTTCGCTCGAGACCTCACGCACCGACAAGCCCACGCGGCGCATCGCCATCGAGCAGGTGTCGCGCGTGGAGGGGCACGGCAAGGTGACGCTCCTGCTCGACGACGAGGGGCACGTGCACCAGGCGCGGCTCCACATCGTCGAGTTCCGCGGCTTCGAGCGCTTCATCCAGGGGCGCCCGTACTGGGAAGTGCCGGTGATGGTGCAGCGGCTGTGCGGCATCTGCCCGGTGAGCCACCACCTGGCGGCGTCGAAGGCGCTCGACGTCGTAGTCGGGGCCACGCAGCTCACGCCGACGGCCGACAAGGTGCGGCGGTTGATGCACTACGGGCAGATGCTGCAGTCGCACGCGCTGCACTTCTACTACCTGTCGACCCCGGACCTGCTCTTCGGCTTCGACAGCGACAAGGCGAAGCGCAACGTGGTCGGCGTCGCCGCGGCCTTCCCCGACCTGGCGACGCACGGCGTGTTGCTGCGGAAGTTTGGGCAGGAGATCATCCGCATCACGGCCGGCAAGCGCGTGCACGGGACGGGGTCGGTCCCGGGCGGGGTGAACCGCGCGGTGACGGTCGCCGAGCGGCTGGCGATGCTGGAGGAGATGCCGCAGATCATCGCGTGGGCACGCGAGGGGTTGGAGTTGGTGAAGGCGCTGCATCGCCAGCACCACGCCCTCTATGCCTCGTTTGGCCACTTCCGCTCCAACATGCTCTCGCTGGTTGGGGCCGACGGGCGCCTCGAGTTCTACGACGGCACGCTGCGCGCCCGCGATGCGGACGGAAACATCCTCCTGGACCACATCGCCCCGGCCGACTTCCGGCGGCACATCGCCGAAGAGGTGAAGCCGTGGACGTACATGAAGTTCCCCTACCTCACCGCGCTAGGTCCCGAGCGGGGGTGGTACAAGGTGGGGCCGCTGGCCCGCGTGCAGAACTGCGACTTCATTCACACGCCGCTGGCCGAGGCCGAGCGTCGGCACTTCAAGGATGCGCACAACGGCGAGGTGGTGCACGCGCCGCTCGCCTATCACTGGGCGCGCCTCATCGAGCTCCTGCACGCGGCCGAGGTCATCAGCGAGATGCTGCACGACGATGACCTGAGCGGCGAGACGCTGATGGCGGGCGGGGTGCGCACCGGTGAAGGGGTGGGGATCATCGAGGCGCCGCGCGGGACGCTGATCCATCACTACGAGGTCAACGAGCAGGACCTGGTGACGATGTGCAACCTCATCGTCTCCACGACGCACAACAACCAGGCGATGAACGAGGCGGTGCGGTCGGTGGCGCGCGAGTACATCGACGGCCAGACGGTCACCGAGGGGTTGCTGAACCACATCGAGGTGGCGATCCGGGCCTTCGACCCCTGTCTCTCGTGTGCCACGCACGCGTTGGGGCAGATGCCGCTGGTGGTCGAACTGCGCGACGCCGCAGGCGCGCTGGTCGATCGGGTCACGCGCAACGCGCCATGA
- a CDS encoding Uma2 family endonuclease, with protein sequence MPASPPLLPDRSRRDWTVDEVRALPDDGNRYEVIDGELFVTPAPSWLHQQAAMEFLFLVRPYAHRCALDCYIAPAEVAFSPRRSVEPDLFVVPRMDGRRATHFEEVQRLVLAVEVISPSSARADRYRKRHLYQSEDVPEYWIVDPDARFVERWRPGDDAPEILVESLAWTPQEDVEPLVIDLAALFRRVHGEATQ encoded by the coding sequence ATGCCCGCGTCACCGCCGCTCCTTCCCGACCGCTCGCGCCGCGACTGGACCGTCGACGAAGTGCGTGCCCTTCCCGACGACGGGAATCGCTACGAGGTCATCGACGGGGAGTTGTTTGTGACGCCGGCGCCGTCGTGGCTGCATCAGCAGGCGGCGATGGAGTTCCTCTTTCTCGTGCGACCATACGCACACCGCTGCGCGCTCGACTGTTACATCGCGCCAGCCGAAGTCGCGTTCTCCCCTCGCCGTAGCGTCGAACCAGACCTCTTCGTAGTGCCGCGAATGGACGGACGTCGCGCGACGCACTTCGAGGAGGTGCAGCGCCTCGTGCTCGCGGTGGAGGTCATCTCCCCCTCCTCTGCGCGAGCCGATCGCTACAGGAAGCGCCACCTCTATCAATCGGAAGACGTCCCCGAGTACTGGATCGTCGATCCCGACGCACGCTTCGTCGAACGCTGGCGCCCGGGGGACGACGCGCCGGAGATCCTGGTCGAGTCGCTTGCGTGGACGCCGCAGGAGGACGTGGAGCCGCTGGTGATCGACTTGGCGGCGCTATTCCGGCGGGTGCACGGAGAGGCGACGCAATAG
- a CDS encoding Uma2 family endonuclease, whose product MPALPPLLPDRSRRDWTVDEVRALPDDGNRYEVIDGELFVTPAPSWPHQRAAFHLARLLAPHAEQLALECLIAPAEVAFSQRRSVEPDVFVVPLVHARPATCFEDVQRLVLAVEVISPSTARADRYRKRYLYQSEGVAEYWIVDPDARFVERWRPGDDAPEILVESLAWAPREEVEPLVIDLAAYFRRVHGEATQ is encoded by the coding sequence ATGCCCGCGTTACCGCCGCTCCTTCCCGACCGCTCGCGCCGCGACTGGACCGTCGACGAAGTGCGTGCCCTTCCCGACGACGGGAATCGCTACGAGGTCATCGACGGGGAATTGTTCGTGACGCCGGCGCCGTCGTGGCCACACCAGCGGGCGGCCTTCCATCTCGCCCGGCTCCTCGCGCCGCATGCGGAGCAGCTCGCCTTGGAATGCCTCATCGCCCCAGCGGAAGTGGCCTTCTCGCAGCGCCGAAGCGTCGAGCCTGACGTGTTCGTGGTCCCACTGGTGCACGCCAGGCCGGCGACGTGCTTCGAGGATGTCCAGCGCCTCGTGCTCGCGGTGGAGGTCATCTCCCCCTCGACCGCGCGCGCTGATCGCTACAGGAAGCGCTACCTGTACCAATCAGAAGGCGTCGCCGAGTATTGGATCGTCGATCCCGACGCCCGCTTCGTCGAACGCTGGCGCCCGGGGGACGACGCGCCGGAGATCCTGGTCGAGTCGCTCGCGTGGGCGCCGCGCGAGGAGGTGGAGCCGTTGGTGATCGACCTGGCCGCGTACTTCCGGCGCGTACACGGGGAGGCGACGCAATAG
- a CDS encoding metal-dependent hydrolase, producing MDNITHALAGALLAAAACQRVAPALAASASRGQGTSTTTFRRTAFTLSIVLAELPDLDITYSGERMGIGPLGYLLHHRGHTHTVLFTVLAALAAWGLTLALRRSLRAPPYARTLLALAFAASLSHIALDYTNNYGVHPWWPIDSRWIYGDAVFIVEPWLWIVALAPLVFIAKSIAGRLLSAALLLTILVAAWRVDMVGDGVAAVLTAGALAWLAVSWKVPAARRASVAITAWLALEAMFFTGSSLGRRAVEREVGATLRDVVLTPAPGNVLCLTAIVVTENAGTYSATTATVAPIPALRSAGACRVVGRGDPDGSTATGRSDSPSIAWGRQWSAPVAELRALAAERCEVAAALEFIRVPIWSRSANGDVTLFDLRYGDGGDSFTTVVSRPGAACPTVVPGWREPRWDVLGEASQ from the coding sequence CCGCGGCCAAGGCACCAGCACCACGACCTTCCGCCGCACCGCCTTCACCCTCAGCATCGTCCTCGCCGAACTCCCCGACCTCGACATCACCTACTCGGGCGAGCGCATGGGGATCGGCCCGCTGGGCTACCTGCTGCACCACCGCGGCCACACGCACACGGTCCTGTTCACCGTGTTGGCCGCCCTGGCCGCGTGGGGGCTGACGCTCGCGCTGCGCCGCTCACTGCGTGCCCCGCCCTACGCCCGCACGCTGCTGGCCCTGGCGTTCGCCGCCTCGCTCTCGCACATCGCCCTCGACTACACCAACAACTACGGCGTGCATCCGTGGTGGCCGATCGATTCACGCTGGATCTACGGCGACGCGGTCTTCATCGTCGAACCGTGGCTCTGGATCGTGGCGCTGGCGCCACTGGTCTTCATCGCGAAGAGCATCGCCGGGCGCCTGCTCAGCGCGGCGTTGCTGCTGACGATACTCGTGGCGGCGTGGCGCGTGGACATGGTGGGCGACGGCGTGGCGGCGGTGCTCACGGCCGGCGCGCTCGCCTGGCTGGCGGTGAGCTGGAAGGTGCCGGCTGCGCGGCGGGCATCCGTGGCGATCACGGCGTGGCTCGCGCTGGAGGCGATGTTCTTCACCGGATCGTCGTTAGGGCGGCGCGCGGTGGAGCGCGAGGTTGGCGCGACGCTGCGCGATGTGGTGCTGACGCCGGCGCCGGGGAATGTGTTGTGCCTGACGGCGATCGTGGTCACCGAGAACGCCGGCACCTACTCGGCGACCACCGCGACCGTCGCACCCATCCCCGCCCTTCGCTCGGCAGGCGCCTGTCGTGTGGTGGGACGTGGAGATCCTGACGGGTCGACGGCGACGGGGCGGAGCGATTCGCCTTCCATCGCCTGGGGACGCCAGTGGTCTGCGCCGGTGGCGGAGCTGCGCGCGCTGGCGGCCGAGCGGTGCGAGGTAGCGGCGGCGCTCGAGTTCATCCGCGTCCCCATCTGGTCGCGCTCGGCCAACGGCGACGTGACGCTGTTCGACCTGCGCTACGGCGACGGCGGCGATTCGTTCACGACGGTGGTGTCGCGGCCGGGGGCGGCGTGTCCAACGGTCGTGCCGGGGTGGAGGGAGCCTCGGTGGGATGTGCTGGGAGAGGCGAGCCAGTAG
- a CDS encoding NADP oxidoreductase, producing MSLLDIDERILPLLELVEFDRSPLTDIKQCGPCDLGFIEGGLCNAENVTVLREFRRQCKVLVAVGACAINGGLPAQRNHLDVRDCLASVYDVVPNDPELPLPLDQVHPINDVVRIDYSLPGCPPSADAIWALLTDIIAGRTPHLGHGLIHYD from the coding sequence ATGTCGCTGCTCGACATCGACGAACGCATCCTCCCGCTCCTCGAGCTGGTGGAGTTCGACCGTTCGCCGCTCACAGACATCAAGCAGTGCGGCCCCTGCGACCTGGGCTTCATCGAAGGGGGGCTGTGCAACGCCGAGAACGTGACGGTGCTGCGGGAGTTCCGGCGGCAGTGCAAGGTGCTGGTGGCGGTGGGGGCGTGCGCCATCAACGGCGGGCTCCCGGCGCAGCGCAACCACCTGGACGTGCGCGACTGCCTGGCGTCGGTGTACGACGTGGTGCCTAACGATCCCGAGTTGCCGCTCCCGCTCGACCAGGTGCACCCCATCAACGACGTCGTGCGCATCGACTACTCCCTGCCGGGGTGCCCGCCGTCGGCCGACGCCATCTGGGCGCTGCTCACCGACATCATCGCCGGGCGCACGCCGCACCTGGGGCACGGCCTCATTCACTATGACTGA
- a CDS encoding NAD(P)H-dependent oxidoreductase subunit E has translation MAGLDLVALLERHRHDPTRLVQILRDVQESNGWISPAVITELAGHLGLPRARVEGVAGFYSFFSTTPQGEYRVLFSDCIIDEFRGYAELRTRLCEALRVPPDQMRPDGRVSVGLTSCTGLCEQGPALLVNGRAIARLTETRIDQIARLIETRTALPHWPAELFTLSNVIQRRDRLLSATIAPGDALRASLARGADGMLAELKRSRLRGRGGAGFSAGDKWAAAKAAPGPTRFVVCNADEGEPGTFKDRALLGPQLDLVLDGMTICAHVIGAQQGFIYLRAEYLHLQAPIEAALLARRRAHLLGRDLLGHRGFDFDIAVLMGAGAYVCGEESALIESLEGKRGIPRNRPPYPVTHGYLQQPTVVSNVETFALSSLVAQHGGDWFTSVGTAQSSGTRIHSVSGDCERPGLYEYPLGTPVQVVLDACGAHDVQAVQVGGPSGTLLAPHEFSRRLSFEDVPSAGAFMVFGADRDLLDVVTNFTHFFAHESCGFCTPCRVGTTQLARSLDHIAQGRGTGRDVRIARRLANLMREGSQCGLGHTACNPYLALYDKFRPTLERRLLSLEFSPTFDLDEALAPARAITGRDDAHAHLEGP, from the coding sequence ATGGCGGGTCTGGATCTCGTCGCACTGCTCGAACGGCACCGGCACGACCCCACGCGGCTCGTGCAGATCCTGCGCGACGTGCAGGAATCGAACGGCTGGATCTCCCCAGCGGTGATCACCGAGCTCGCCGGCCACCTGGGCCTGCCACGCGCTCGCGTGGAAGGGGTGGCCGGCTTCTACTCGTTCTTTTCGACCACACCGCAGGGCGAGTACCGCGTCCTCTTCTCCGACTGCATCATCGACGAGTTCCGCGGGTACGCGGAGCTCAGGACGCGGCTCTGCGAGGCGCTGCGGGTCCCGCCGGACCAAATGCGGCCGGACGGTCGGGTGAGCGTCGGACTCACCTCGTGTACCGGGCTGTGCGAGCAGGGGCCGGCGCTCCTGGTGAACGGACGCGCGATCGCCCGGCTCACCGAGACGCGCATCGACCAGATCGCACGGCTCATCGAGACGCGCACCGCCTTGCCGCACTGGCCCGCCGAGCTGTTCACGCTCAGCAACGTGATCCAGCGGCGCGACCGACTGCTCTCCGCCACGATCGCGCCGGGTGATGCCCTGCGCGCCTCGCTCGCTCGCGGCGCCGATGGGATGCTGGCCGAACTCAAGCGCTCGCGCCTGCGCGGTCGCGGCGGTGCCGGCTTCTCGGCCGGCGACAAGTGGGCCGCCGCCAAGGCCGCCCCGGGGCCCACGCGCTTCGTGGTGTGCAACGCCGACGAGGGCGAGCCGGGGACGTTCAAGGACCGCGCCCTGCTGGGCCCGCAGCTCGACCTGGTGCTCGACGGGATGACGATCTGCGCCCACGTGATCGGGGCGCAGCAGGGCTTCATCTACCTGCGCGCCGAGTACCTGCACCTGCAGGCCCCCATCGAGGCGGCGCTGCTGGCGCGCCGCCGCGCGCACCTGCTGGGGCGCGACCTGCTGGGGCACCGCGGCTTCGACTTCGACATCGCGGTGCTCATGGGGGCGGGGGCGTACGTGTGCGGCGAGGAATCGGCGCTGATCGAATCGCTCGAGGGAAAGCGCGGGATCCCGCGCAACCGCCCGCCGTACCCGGTCACGCACGGCTACCTGCAGCAACCCACGGTGGTGAGCAACGTCGAGACGTTCGCGCTGTCGTCGCTGGTGGCGCAGCACGGCGGCGACTGGTTCACCTCGGTGGGGACGGCGCAGTCGAGCGGGACGCGCATCCACTCGGTGTCGGGCGACTGCGAGCGCCCGGGGCTGTACGAGTACCCGTTAGGCACGCCGGTGCAGGTGGTGCTGGACGCCTGCGGGGCGCACGACGTGCAGGCGGTGCAGGTCGGCGGGCCGTCGGGGACGCTGCTGGCCCCGCACGAGTTCTCGCGCCGCCTCTCGTTCGAGGATGTGCCGTCGGCGGGGGCCTTCATGGTGTTCGGGGCCGACCGCGACCTGCTCGACGTGGTGACGAACTTCACGCACTTCTTCGCCCACGAGAGCTGCGGCTTCTGCACCCCGTGCCGCGTGGGGACGACGCAGCTGGCGCGGTCGCTGGACCATATCGCCCAGGGGCGCGGCACGGGGCGCGACGTGCGCATTGCGCGGCGCCTGGCGAACCTCATGCGCGAGGGGAGCCAGTGCGGGCTGGGGCACACGGCCTGCAATCCCTATTTGGCACTCTACGACAAGTTCCGGCCGACGCTGGAGCGGCGCCTGCTGTCGCTCGAATTTTCGCCCACGTTCGACCTCGATGAGGCGCTGGCGCCGGCGCGGGCGATCACCGGGCGCGACGACGCACATGCGCACCTGGAGGGCCCGTGA
- a CDS encoding Uma2 family endonuclease, whose translation MPALPPLLPDRSRRDWTVDELRALPDDGNRYEVVDGELLVTPAPSWLHQDAVGELFLLLAPYARRNDLHCIIAPAEVRFSPNRVVQPDVFVVPFIGGRKPARLDDVHRLILAVEVLSPSSARADRHSKRHLYQSQSVPEYWIVDPANRFVERWRPGDDAPEVLLDSLTWTPREGGEPLVIDLAAYFRRVHGEDGGAG comes from the coding sequence ATGCCCGCGTTACCGCCGCTCCTTCCCGACCGCTCGCGCCGCGACTGGACCGTCGACGAGCTGCGTGCCTTGCCGGACGACGGCAACCGGTACGAGGTGGTGGACGGAGAGTTGCTGGTGACGCCGGCGCCGTCGTGGCTGCACCAGGACGCGGTGGGGGAGCTCTTTCTCCTCCTTGCCCCGTACGCGCGGCGGAACGACCTCCACTGCATCATCGCCCCGGCGGAGGTGCGGTTCTCACCGAATCGCGTCGTCCAGCCCGACGTCTTTGTCGTTCCCTTCATCGGTGGACGGAAGCCGGCACGTCTTGACGACGTGCATCGGCTGATCCTTGCCGTCGAGGTGCTCTCCCCTTCGTCCGCGCGCGCCGATCGCCACAGCAAGCGCCACCTCTATCAATCGCAAAGCGTTCCGGAGTACTGGATCGTCGACCCGGCCAATCGTTTCGTGGAGCGCTGGCGCCCAGGGGACGACGCGCCGGAGGTCCTCCTCGACTCGCTGACGTGGACACCACGCGAGGGGGGCGAGCCGCTGGTGATCGACCTGGCCGCGTACTTCCGGCGGGTGCATGGGGAGGACGGCGGGGCAGGATAG